The genomic stretch ACACGTAGAAGTCCCGGGCATTGGAACCGGGTTTGGCCTTGCGTGCACGCTGGAACCACGGATGCTGGTCGGAGGTGTGGTTGATCACCAGCTCCGTGATCACCCGTAGCCCGCGCTTGTGGGCCTCGGCAATAAAGCGCCGGGCGTCGGCCATGGTCCCGTAGTCGCTGTGTACTCCCCGGTATTCGGCGATGTCATAACCGTCGTCACGGCGTGGCGAGGGGTAGAACGGCAGCAGCCAGATGGTGTTCACGCCCAGGTCGGCGATGTAGTCGAGTTTGGCGATCAGCCCGGGAAAGTCACCGATGCCGTCGTTGTTGGAGTCGAAATAGGATTTGACGTGAACCTGATAAATCACCGCGTCCTTGTACCACAGCGGGTCTTTGATAAAGGTGGCAGCCTTGGGTTTCTTCGCCATTGGAAACTCCTGGAAAATTCAAAAAAACTCAGACACTGGGCTCGATCTATGTGGGAGCGGGCTTACTCGCGAAAGCGGTGGGTCAGTGGGTTGATACTTGGCTGACACACAGCCTTCGCGAGTAAGCCCGCTCCCACATTTGATCGCCGCCAGCATCAAGACTGAGTGATCCGCCAGATGCCAAAGGGCATGTGAGGCTCGATGCGCATCCATTGGGTCTTGCCATACCAGGTCCAGCGATGGCCGTTCATCAGGTCTTCGCCCTGGACCTGGGCATCGTCGGGCAGGCCCATCTCCCACAGCGGCAACTCGAAATGGGCTTCCTGGGCGTTGAATGGGTCGAGGCTGACGGCGATCAGGATGAAGTTGCCGCCCTCCTCGCTGCGCTTGCCGAAGTACAGGATGTTGTCGTTGAAGGCGTTGTAGAGCCTCAAGCCCAGGTGCGTCTGCAGGGCCGGGTTTTGCCGGCGGATGCGGTTGAGCTGGGCGATTTCGGCAATGATGTTGCCGGGGGCGCTGAAGTCCCGGGGGCGGATCTCGTACTTTTCCGAGTCCAGGTACTCTTCCTTGCCCGCTACCTGCGCGCTTTCACACAGTTCAAAGCCCGAGTACATGCCCCACAGGCCCGAGCCCATGGTGGCCAGCGCAGCACGGATCAGAAAGCCCGGGCGGCCGGAGTCATGCAGGAAACCTGGGTTGATGTCCGGCGTATTGACGAAAAAGTTAGGCCGGTAGCATTCACGCCAGGGCGACTGGTTCAGTTGGCTGAAGTACTCGCTCAGTTCGGCCTTGGTGTTGCGCCAAGTGAAATAGGTGTAGCTCTGGGAGTAACCAACCTTGCCCAGGCGCGCCATCATCGCCGGGGTGGTGAAGGCTTCGGCGAGGAAGATCACCTCGGGGTAGCGGGCCCGTACATCGCTGATCAACCATTGCCAAAATGGCAGGGGCTTAGTGTGGGGATTGTCGACGCGGAAGGTCTTGACCCCCTCCTCGACCCAGCCCAGCACAATATCGCGCAACTCCAGCCACAGGCTGGGGATTGCATCGGCGGCATAGAAGTCGACGTTGACGATATCCTGGTATTTTTTCGGCGGATTCTCCGCGTATTTGATCGTGCCGTCCGGCCGCCAGTTGAACCAGCCGGGGTGCTGCTTGAGCCACGGGTGGTCCTGGGAGCACTGGATGGCAAAGTCCAGGGCAATCTCCAGGCCGTGCGCGGCGGCGGCCGCTACCAGGCGTCGGAAATCTTCGCGGGTGCCCAGTTGCGGGTGGATCGCGTCGTGCCCCCCCTCTTCGCTGCCAATGGCATAAGGGCTGCCAGGGTCATCGGGGCCGGCGGTCAGGGCGTTGTTCTTGCCTTTGCGATGGCTGCGGCCGATGGGGTGGATCGGCGGGAAGTACAGGACGTCAAAGCCCATGTCATGGATCATCGCCAGGCGCGAATGCACGTCATTGAAGGTGCCGTGGCGCGCCGGATCGTCTGTGACCGAGCGCGGGAACAACTCGTACCAACTGGCAAACAGCGCCCGGGGCCGTTCCACATCCAGCGGATACGCCGGGCTGCTGCTCAGGTAGGGGCGTAGATCGGCCTGGGCCATCAGCTGTGCACTCTCTTCGTGCAGAAACAGCGCCACCTGCTCGGTTTCCAGCAGGCCGGACAATTGTTGATGCAGCTGCTGCAAGTGCTGTTGCAGTTCGCCTTCGCTGCGTTCGGCCGCCTGCTGGACCTGATTGCGGCCTTCCTGCAGTTCCAGGCTGACGGGGACGCCGGCGGTGTGTTTCTTGCCCAGTTCGTAGCAGAAGCTGGCGAAGTGATCGATCCAGGCCTCGATGCAGTATTGGTGAGGGCCTTGCTCGGTCACACTGAACGCGCCCTGCCAGGCATTGTTGCCCTGGTCGCCCATGGGCACGCTGTACCAATGGTCTTCGCTCAAGCTCCGCCAACGGATCAAGACGGCCAACTGGTCATGGCCATCGGCGAACACGTTGCATGTAACCTGGATACGCTGGCCTTGCACGGCCTTGACCGCAAAGGCCCCGGCGTCGATCACAGGTGTGGTGTCTTCAATGGCGATCCTGGGCAGCAACAGAGCCTGGGACAGCGGTAGTGCGAGTCTTTGAGCCGTCATCGAGCATCTCCCCTCACGCCCCATGGACGCGCTTGTGCTTGATTTTCAGTGCCGCAAACGGGCTCTCCCTGAGCCGGCCACATA from Pseudomonas fluorescens encodes the following:
- a CDS encoding alpha-1,4-glucan--maltose-1-phosphate maltosyltransferase: MTAQRLALPLSQALLLPRIAIEDTTPVIDAGAFAVKAVQGQRIQVTCNVFADGHDQLAVLIRWRSLSEDHWYSVPMGDQGNNAWQGAFSVTEQGPHQYCIEAWIDHFASFCYELGKKHTAGVPVSLELQEGRNQVQQAAERSEGELQQHLQQLHQQLSGLLETEQVALFLHEESAQLMAQADLRPYLSSSPAYPLDVERPRALFASWYELFPRSVTDDPARHGTFNDVHSRLAMIHDMGFDVLYFPPIHPIGRSHRKGKNNALTAGPDDPGSPYAIGSEEGGHDAIHPQLGTREDFRRLVAAAAAHGLEIALDFAIQCSQDHPWLKQHPGWFNWRPDGTIKYAENPPKKYQDIVNVDFYAADAIPSLWLELRDIVLGWVEEGVKTFRVDNPHTKPLPFWQWLISDVRARYPEVIFLAEAFTTPAMMARLGKVGYSQSYTYFTWRNTKAELSEYFSQLNQSPWRECYRPNFFVNTPDINPGFLHDSGRPGFLIRAALATMGSGLWGMYSGFELCESAQVAGKEEYLDSEKYEIRPRDFSAPGNIIAEIAQLNRIRRQNPALQTHLGLRLYNAFNDNILYFGKRSEEGGNFILIAVSLDPFNAQEAHFELPLWEMGLPDDAQVQGEDLMNGHRWTWYGKTQWMRIEPHMPFGIWRITQS